A region of Cellulophaga sp. RHA19 DNA encodes the following proteins:
- a CDS encoding S9 family peptidase yields MKLNTFKTAFFAALSLGTITAVSAQDKLKKMPGYEQYVKVAPQIRRAVNTSPTYVKWNDAGTAFQYIKDGEAKEFTIGKGEATATTKLKDDRYAKWANRPARGRQYASAESPNGKYKAFTKDRNMFFSNADGSNVVAITTEGNDENQLKFGIATWVYGEELSQNTAMWWSPDSKKVAFYKFDEKESKKYYVLYDQTQIQDSVEIEAYPKVGAKNLPVDLMVYDLETKKVQQLDLRDGKPYNDGDLGTYIYDVSWTPDGKELLYHSTNRKQNIMELRAANPNTGASRTVIREEWLPSYTENSPEMHVLKNGKQFIWASERSGFNNYYLYDFSGKLVKQLTKHNFEVDGIVSVDEAKKVMYYTARSGENHMKIQLHSVKLNGSGDKRLTDPAFNHSVFLAPNNKYFVDVAQTHNTAPVTTLRTIKGKKVAVVGTSDISEFKKLGLKTVEAFTFTSADGKTELHGFLHFPSNFDPNKKYPLLLSNYGGPATNEFTERFTTPNPLTEFGFLVAEVDGRNVKGRGKRLLDNLYQNLGFTEMDDFAAGIKSLYNRPYFNKNKVGVYGTSYGGTTSATLLLRYPEVFHAAVANSAVTDWRNYDNVYTERYMGLLEENKKGYEASSLITMAKDLQGELMIFFGTSDNNVHPANSLQFIKALQDAGKSFEVQIGPDKGHTAMDTSRMMEFFIEHLVLDKE; encoded by the coding sequence ATGAAATTGAACACTTTTAAAACTGCATTTTTTGCAGCATTGTCTCTAGGTACAATTACAGCCGTGTCTGCACAAGATAAGCTAAAAAAAATGCCTGGTTATGAGCAATATGTAAAAGTTGCTCCGCAAATTAGAAGAGCTGTAAATACGTCTCCAACTTACGTTAAATGGAATGATGCAGGAACTGCTTTTCAATATATAAAAGACGGAGAAGCTAAAGAGTTTACTATTGGTAAAGGTGAAGCAACTGCTACAACTAAATTAAAAGACGATAGATACGCTAAATGGGCTAACAGGCCAGCTCGTGGTAGACAATATGCATCTGCAGAGTCGCCAAACGGTAAATACAAAGCTTTTACTAAAGACAGAAATATGTTTTTTAGTAATGCTGATGGCTCTAATGTTGTTGCTATAACTACAGAAGGGAATGATGAAAACCAATTAAAGTTTGGTATTGCTACTTGGGTTTATGGTGAAGAATTAAGTCAAAACACAGCAATGTGGTGGTCTCCAGATAGTAAAAAGGTTGCTTTTTATAAGTTTGATGAAAAAGAATCTAAAAAATACTATGTTTTATATGATCAAACACAAATACAAGACTCAGTAGAAATTGAAGCATACCCTAAAGTTGGAGCTAAAAATTTACCTGTAGATTTAATGGTGTATGATTTAGAAACTAAAAAAGTACAACAATTAGATCTTAGAGATGGTAAACCTTATAATGACGGTGATTTAGGTACTTATATTTATGACGTTAGCTGGACACCAGATGGTAAGGAGTTATTGTACCACAGCACAAACCGTAAGCAAAATATAATGGAACTTAGAGCTGCAAATCCTAATACAGGAGCTTCTAGAACCGTAATTAGAGAAGAATGGTTGCCTAGTTACACAGAAAATAGTCCGGAAATGCACGTTTTAAAAAACGGAAAGCAATTTATTTGGGCATCTGAGCGCTCTGGTTTTAACAACTATTATTTATATGATTTTAGTGGTAAACTAGTTAAACAATTAACCAAACATAATTTTGAGGTAGACGGTATTGTAAGTGTAGATGAAGCTAAAAAAGTGATGTACTACACAGCGCGTAGTGGAGAAAACCATATGAAAATACAGTTGCATAGTGTAAAACTAAACGGTTCTGGAGATAAGAGATTAACAGACCCTGCTTTTAATCATTCTGTATTTTTAGCGCCAAATAATAAGTACTTTGTAGATGTTGCACAAACTCATAATACTGCACCAGTTACTACTTTAAGAACTATTAAAGGTAAAAAAGTTGCTGTAGTTGGTACGTCAGATATATCAGAATTTAAAAAGTTAGGTTTAAAAACTGTAGAAGCATTTACGTTTACTTCTGCAGATGGTAAAACAGAATTACACGGGTTTTTACATTTTCCTTCTAATTTTGACCCTAATAAAAAATATCCACTTCTTTTAAGCAACTACGGTGGCCCTGCAACTAACGAGTTTACAGAGCGTTTTACAACACCAAACCCATTAACAGAATTTGGTTTTTTAGTAGCAGAGGTAGATGGTAGAAACGTAAAAGGTAGAGGTAAAAGATTGTTAGATAATTTATACCAAAACTTAGGTTTTACAGAAATGGATGATTTTGCAGCAGGTATAAAATCTTTATATAACAGACCTTATTTTAATAAAAATAAAGTTGGTGTTTATGGTACATCATACGGTGGTACTACATCTGCAACTTTATTATTGCGTTACCCAGAGGTTTTCCATGCGGCTGTTGCAAACTCTGCAGTAACAGATTGGCGTAATTATGATAACGTGTATACAGAGCGTTATATGGGCCTATTAGAAGAAAATAAAAAAGGGTATGAGGCAAGTAGTTTAATTACTATGGCTAAAGATTTACAAGGTGAGTTAATGATTTTCTTTGGTACTAGTGATAACAATGTACACCCAGCAAACTCTTTACAATTTATAAAAGCATTGCAAGATGCTGGTAAAAGTTTTGAAGTACAAATTGGTCCGGATAAAGGACACACAGCAATGGATACCAGTAGAATGATGGAATTTTTTATAGAGCATTTAGTTTTAGATAAAGAATAA
- a CDS encoding YeeE/YedE family protein: MDSIFQPWPWYVSGPLIALVLFLLLFVGKNFGMSSNLRTLCTICGADKKSDFFKFDWKNQRWNLIVMIGAIIGGYIGANFLTETTAVDINPETIKNLQELGFSSAGNAYLPTELYSLDALTDIKSIIILAIGGLLVGFGTRYAGGCTSGHAISGLSNLQLPSLIAVIGFFIGGLFMIHVLYPLIF, from the coding sequence ATGGATTCAATTTTTCAACCTTGGCCGTGGTATGTGTCTGGCCCCTTAATAGCCTTAGTATTATTTTTATTACTCTTTGTTGGTAAAAACTTTGGTATGTCTAGTAATCTTAGAACACTGTGTACCATTTGCGGAGCAGATAAAAAGTCGGACTTTTTTAAGTTTGATTGGAAAAACCAAAGATGGAATTTGATTGTGATGATTGGAGCCATTATTGGCGGCTATATTGGTGCTAATTTTTTAACAGAAACTACTGCCGTAGACATAAATCCAGAGACCATAAAAAATTTACAAGAACTTGGCTTTTCTAGTGCTGGTAATGCTTACTTACCAACAGAACTTTATAGTTTAGATGCCTTAACAGATATAAAAAGTATTATAATATTAGCTATAGGTGGACTTTTAGTAGGTTTTGGAACTAGGTATGCAGGTGGCTGCACATCTGGGCACGCAATATCTGGCTTAAGTAACTTACAGTTACCATCTTTAATAGCTGTTATTGGCTTTTTTATTGGTGGTTTATTTATGATTCACGTATTATACCCTTTAATTTTTTAA
- a CDS encoding 3-hydroxybutyryl-CoA dehydrogenase yields MKNIAVIGAGTMGNGIAHVFAQNNYKVNLIDIAQASLDKGLATITKNLDRMVAKEKISEADKNNTLANITLHTVLADGVKGVDLVVEAATENVDLKLKIFKDLDVTCDAKTILATNTSSISITQIAAVTNRPEQVIGMHFMNPVPIMKLVEIIRGYNTSNEVTATIMELSTKLGKTPTEVNDYPGFVANRILMPMINEAIETLYNGVAGVDEIDTVMKLGMAHPMGPLQLADFIGLDVCLSILNVMYDGFKNPKYAPCPLLVNMVMAKKLGIKSGEGFYDYSESRKAEKVASQFAK; encoded by the coding sequence ATGAAAAATATAGCAGTTATAGGAGCAGGTACAATGGGTAATGGTATTGCCCACGTTTTTGCACAAAATAATTATAAGGTTAACTTAATAGATATTGCACAAGCATCTTTAGATAAAGGTTTAGCTACCATTACTAAAAATTTAGATAGAATGGTTGCTAAGGAAAAAATATCTGAAGCAGATAAAAACAATACTCTAGCTAACATTACACTACACACTGTACTTGCAGATGGTGTTAAAGGTGTAGATTTAGTAGTAGAAGCTGCTACTGAAAATGTAGACTTAAAATTAAAGATTTTTAAAGATTTAGATGTTACTTGTGATGCTAAAACTATTTTGGCTACAAATACATCATCTATCTCTATTACACAAATTGCTGCTGTTACCAACAGACCAGAACAAGTAATTGGCATGCACTTTATGAACCCTGTACCTATTATGAAATTGGTAGAGATTATTAGAGGTTATAACACATCTAATGAGGTTACTGCTACTATTATGGAGTTGTCTACTAAATTAGGAAAAACACCTACAGAGGTAAATGATTACCCTGGTTTTGTTGCTAATAGAATTTTAATGCCTATGATTAATGAGGCTATAGAAACACTTTACAATGGTGTTGCTGGTGTAGATGAAATTGATACCGTAATGAAACTAGGTATGGCACACCCAATGGGACCATTACAATTAGCAGATTTTATTGGTTTAGATGTTTGTTTAAGCATTTTAAATGTGATGTACGACGGATTTAAAAATCCTAAATACGCACCTTGCCCACTACTTGTAAATATGGTTATGGCAAAAAAATTAGGTATAAAGTCTGGTGAAGGTTTTTACGATTATTCAGAATCTAGAAAAGCAGAGAAAGTAGCTTCTCAGTTTGCTAAATAA
- a CDS encoding exonuclease domain-containing protein, whose protein sequence is MYVILDIETTGGKFNEEGITEIAIHRFDGHKVVDKFISLVNPEKEIQPFVVKLTGINDKMLRTAPKFYEVAKRIVEITEDAVIVAHNAQFDYRILRTEFRRLGFNFERKTLCTVNLSKELIPDKESYSLGKLVRSLGIPVSDRHRANGDALATLQLFKLLLAKDLDKTIIKSVIKEGSMGELSDRQINLVEQLPNDTGVYYMYDKDGDLIFLGRSSDIKKKVNKHFTGTSNVAKKLQKQTRKVTFEKTGNELISTLKENEELRRVKPKYNSSLRKSLFNYGIFQKENENGYISLQIEKTTTTENAIGTFSSFISAKNFLHKISKEYTLCNKVNLISEAKTNCGNYEDGNCNGACINKEDAASYNLRVQEVIARYSLVGKNILIKDKGREIGEYSAILIKDGEFKGYGYYNLNHQINNIHILESIITEMKSTPNTIHLILAYLRKSKRVQQIQLD, encoded by the coding sequence ATGTACGTAATCTTAGATATTGAAACCACTGGTGGTAAATTTAATGAAGAAGGAATAACAGAGATTGCCATTCATAGGTTTGATGGGCATAAGGTTGTAGACAAATTTATTAGCTTAGTAAATCCGGAAAAAGAAATACAGCCATTTGTTGTAAAACTTACTGGTATAAACGATAAAATGTTGCGTACCGCTCCTAAGTTTTACGAGGTTGCCAAACGTATTGTTGAAATTACTGAAGACGCAGTTATTGTAGCTCACAATGCTCAGTTTGATTATAGAATTCTTAGAACTGAGTTTAGACGCTTAGGTTTTAACTTTGAACGTAAAACGCTTTGTACCGTTAATTTATCTAAAGAATTAATACCAGATAAAGAATCTTATAGCTTAGGTAAATTAGTGCGTTCCCTTGGTATTCCTGTAAGTGACAGGCATAGAGCCAATGGCGATGCTCTTGCTACATTGCAATTATTTAAATTACTACTTGCAAAAGACTTAGATAAAACCATTATAAAAAGTGTTATTAAAGAAGGTTCTATGGGAGAACTATCAGACAGGCAAATAAACCTTGTAGAACAATTGCCCAATGATACTGGTGTTTACTATATGTACGACAAAGATGGCGACTTAATTTTCTTAGGTAGATCATCAGACATTAAGAAAAAAGTAAACAAACACTTTACAGGAACTTCTAATGTTGCTAAAAAATTGCAAAAGCAAACACGTAAAGTTACTTTTGAAAAAACAGGAAACGAGCTAATTTCAACCTTAAAAGAAAACGAAGAATTACGCAGAGTAAAACCTAAATACAATAGTAGTTTACGCAAGAGCTTGTTTAACTACGGCATTTTTCAAAAAGAAAACGAAAATGGTTACATTTCACTTCAAATAGAAAAAACAACTACAACAGAAAATGCTATTGGAACTTTTAGTAGCTTTATTTCTGCTAAAAACTTTCTTCATAAAATATCTAAGGAATATACTTTGTGCAATAAGGTTAATCTTATTTCTGAGGCTAAAACAAATTGCGGCAATTATGAAGATGGCAATTGCAATGGCGCTTGTATTAATAAAGAAGATGCAGCATCTTACAACCTAAGAGTACAAGAAGTAATTGCTAGATATAGCCTTGTGGGTAAAAATATTTTAATAAAAGATAAAGGAAGAGAAATAGGCGAATATTCTGCTATTTTAATAAAAGACGGAGAGTTTAAAGGCTACGGGTACTATAATTTAAACCATCAAATAAATAATATTCATATCTTAGAGTCTATTATTACAGAGATGAAAAGCACTCCAAATACTATTCATCTTATTTTAGCTTACCTAAGAAAAAGTAAAAGAGTACAACAAATACAACTAGACTAA
- a CDS encoding DUF6691 family protein, with protein MRTLLYLLIGILFGITMFKSEAASWFRIYEMFQLQSFHMYGIIGSAVGLGVIITQLIKRYKLKSIHGEEIKFIPKNKSISRYLFGGIIFGLGWALAGACPGPMFTLVGAGFAPILIVIAFSILGTFLYGILRDKLPH; from the coding sequence ATGAGAACCCTTTTATATTTACTTATCGGCATTTTATTTGGTATTACTATGTTTAAGTCCGAAGCCGCATCTTGGTTTCGTATTTATGAGATGTTTCAACTACAGTCTTTTCATATGTACGGTATTATAGGCTCTGCTGTTGGACTAGGTGTTATTATTACACAACTTATTAAACGTTATAAATTAAAATCTATTCACGGAGAAGAAATAAAGTTTATTCCTAAAAACAAAAGTATTAGCAGGTATCTTTTTGGTGGTATTATTTTTGGTTTAGGTTGGGCATTAGCAGGTGCTTGTCCTGGACCTATGTTTACTTTAGTAGGCGCAGGTTTTGCTCCTATTTTAATTGTAATTGCTTTTTCAATCTTAGGAACATTTTTATATGGTATTCTTAGAGATAAATTACCACATTAA
- a CDS encoding Gfo/Idh/MocA family protein, translated as MLNVGVLGAGHLGKIHLRLLNESEKYSLVGFYDPDVINGKKVEAEFGYTYYDNINKLMDAVDVLDIVTPTLSHFECAKKAIEKGKHIFIEKPITNTLAEAEELIELKNKYNVKGQVGHVERFNPAFSSVKDSIVNPMFIETHRLAEFNPRGTDVPVVLDLMIHDIDAILSVVNSKVKNINASGVSVISKSPDIANARIEFENGCVANLTASRISLKNMRKSRFFQQDAYISVDFLEKKVEVVKMKDAPEQAGDFDMILQNAEGEKKQIYFENPEVAGNNAILDELETFADAINNNTTPIVTLEQGTNALRVALQIIESF; from the coding sequence ATGCTTAATGTTGGAGTTTTGGGAGCAGGTCATTTGGGGAAAATCCATTTGCGTTTGCTTAACGAATCAGAAAAATATTCTTTAGTTGGATTTTATGATCCAGATGTTATAAACGGTAAAAAAGTAGAAGCCGAATTTGGTTATACATATTACGATAACATAAATAAACTAATGGATGCCGTAGATGTTTTAGACATTGTAACACCTACCCTTTCTCATTTTGAATGTGCAAAAAAAGCTATTGAAAAAGGTAAGCATATTTTTATTGAAAAACCAATTACAAATACTTTGGCAGAGGCCGAAGAACTTATAGAACTTAAGAACAAATACAATGTAAAAGGGCAAGTAGGACACGTAGAGCGTTTTAACCCAGCTTTTTCTTCTGTAAAAGACAGCATTGTAAACCCAATGTTTATAGAAACACACAGATTAGCAGAATTTAACCCTCGTGGTACAGATGTGCCGGTGGTTTTAGATTTAATGATACATGATATAGATGCTATATTAAGTGTAGTTAATTCTAAGGTTAAAAATATTAATGCTAGTGGCGTGTCTGTAATTAGTAAGTCTCCAGACATTGCAAATGCACGTATAGAGTTTGAAAATGGTTGTGTTGCTAACCTAACTGCAAGTAGAATTTCTTTAAAAAATATGCGTAAATCAAGATTTTTTCAGCAAGATGCCTATATTTCTGTAGACTTTTTAGAGAAAAAGGTTGAAGTTGTAAAAATGAAAGATGCGCCAGAACAAGCAGGTGATTTTGATATGATTTTACAAAATGCTGAAGGAGAGAAAAAACAAATTTATTTTGAAAACCCAGAAGTTGCAGGTAACAACGCTATTTTAGATGAGCTTGAAACTTTTGCAGACGCCATAAACAATAACACTACTCCTATTGTAACTTTAGAACAAGGAACAAACGCATTACGAGTAGCTTTACAAATTATAGAATCTTTTTAA
- a CDS encoding ion transporter, producing MKNEKPSKRWKAKIHEIIYGTHTPAGKLFDILLLVLIVYSVIIVMLESVPRFDTKYHEFLNISEWVVTILFSIEYILRVIIINKPKKYIFSFFGIIDFLSTVPKYLAFFFMGSQYFTAFRALRLLRVFRILKLVRFVGESNKLINALRASRTKISVFVFFVLIISVLLGTLMYLIEGPDHGFNSIPHSVYWTIVTLTTVGYGDISPQTPLGQFLATLIMIIGYGVIAVPTGIVSAEYASNLNTNKTMDEGRSCPNCSCEIKRSDADYCRKCGYNLNQEDEDENEKEA from the coding sequence TTGAAAAACGAAAAACCATCTAAACGCTGGAAAGCCAAAATACACGAAATAATTTACGGTACGCACACGCCTGCTGGTAAATTGTTTGATATTTTATTACTTGTACTTATTGTTTACAGCGTTATTATTGTAATGCTAGAGAGTGTTCCTAGGTTTGACACCAAATATCACGAGTTTTTAAACATATCAGAATGGGTAGTAACTATCTTATTCTCTATAGAATACATATTACGCGTTATTATTATAAACAAACCTAAAAAGTATATTTTTAGCTTTTTTGGTATTATAGATTTTTTATCTACGGTGCCTAAATATTTAGCTTTCTTTTTTATGGGATCGCAGTATTTTACAGCATTTAGAGCACTAAGGTTATTGCGTGTTTTTAGAATATTAAAGCTAGTGCGTTTTGTTGGTGAATCTAATAAACTTATAAATGCATTAAGAGCAAGTAGAACCAAAATATCAGTTTTTGTATTTTTTGTATTGATAATATCTGTACTATTAGGTACATTAATGTATTTAATTGAAGGTCCAGACCACGGATTTAACAGTATACCACATAGTGTCTACTGGACAATAGTTACATTAACTACCGTTGGTTATGGTGATATTTCTCCGCAAACACCACTTGGGCAGTTTTTAGCCACTTTAATTATGATTATTGGTTACGGAGTTATTGCTGTACCCACAGGTATTGTATCTGCCGAGTACGCATCTAACTTAAACACAAATAAAACTATGGACGAAGGAAGATCTTGTCCTAATTGTAGTTGTGAAATTAAACGATCTGATGCTGATTATTGTAGAAAGTGTGGCTACAACTTAAACCAAGAAGATGAAGATG
- a CDS encoding YggS family pyridoxal phosphate-dependent enzyme, which translates to MSIKESLLTIKKELPDTVTLVAVSKTKPVSDLEEAYAAGQRIFGENKIQEMTQKWEVMPKDIQWHMIGHVQTNKVKYMAEYVSLVHGVDSLKLLKEINKQAKKHNRVINCLLQMHIAEESTKFGLDKEELNNLIDSDIFKTLENINVVGLMGMATFTDDKNQVKKEFATLKEIFSSLQSIKSTNLDVKILSMGMSGDYKLAIDQGSTMVRIGSSIFGSRNYS; encoded by the coding sequence ATGTCAATTAAAGAATCCTTATTAACAATAAAAAAAGAATTACCAGATACGGTTACACTTGTAGCTGTGTCTAAAACAAAACCTGTTTCTGATTTAGAAGAAGCCTATGCTGCTGGTCAGCGTATTTTTGGTGAAAATAAAATTCAGGAAATGACCCAAAAATGGGAGGTTATGCCAAAAGATATTCAATGGCATATGATTGGCCACGTACAAACCAATAAGGTAAAGTATATGGCAGAATATGTTTCTTTAGTACACGGTGTAGACAGCCTAAAACTGCTAAAAGAAATAAACAAACAAGCAAAAAAACACAACAGAGTTATAAACTGTTTGTTACAAATGCATATTGCAGAAGAAAGCACAAAATTTGGTTTGGATAAAGAAGAATTAAACAATCTTATAGATTCTGACATTTTTAAAACATTAGAAAACATAAACGTTGTTGGCCTTATGGGAATGGCAACATTTACAGATGATAAAAACCAAGTAAAAAAAGAGTTTGCTACGTTAAAAGAAATATTCTCTTCTTTACAAAGCATAAAATCTACTAACTTAGATGTAAAAATACTATCTATGGGTATGAGTGGCGATTATAAACTTGCTATAGACCAAGGAAGTACAATGGTACGTATTGGTAGCAGTATTTTTGGAAGTAGAAATTATTCATAA
- a CDS encoding DUF1015 domain-containing protein, producing MANIKPFKAVRPTRDKVSLVASRSYQSYTQAQREARLDHNPYSFLHIVNPGYKYDKEISGVERYQLVKNRYSEFKEDGVFTQDSTPFFYIYKVVDRDNQVFNGIVAAASVEDYQNNVIKKHEDTITSKEIVFKDYLKTVGFNAEPVLITYPDNKEVTTIMSNKQKERAEYEFTTTYRDTHYLWLITEKEDIDAIVQAFKNIPTVYIADGHHRSSSSELLCLDCKEQNKEHNGTENYNYFMSYFIPESELKIHEFNRLVKDLNGLTKEEFLIKLDAVYRIENRGAIPYKPNKKHHFSMYLDGEFYSLHLRKSIYTFKNSLDKLDAQLLYNTILKPILGITDLRKNDRIDYLSGKKEIVSLVNKIDSGKFRVGFGMLPANIQELKSIADDGLQMPPKSTFIEPKLRSGVTIYEF from the coding sequence TTGGCTAATATAAAACCATTTAAAGCAGTACGTCCAACCAGAGATAAGGTTAGTTTAGTTGCTTCTCGTTCTTACCAAAGCTACACGCAAGCACAGCGTGAGGCTCGGCTAGACCATAATCCGTATTCTTTTTTACATATTGTTAACCCTGGTTATAAATATGATAAAGAAATATCTGGTGTAGAACGTTACCAATTGGTAAAAAATAGATATTCAGAATTTAAAGAAGACGGAGTGTTTACACAAGATTCTACTCCGTTTTTCTACATTTATAAAGTTGTAGACAGAGACAACCAAGTGTTTAATGGTATTGTTGCCGCCGCCAGCGTAGAAGATTACCAAAACAATGTTATAAAAAAGCACGAGGACACTATTACTAGTAAAGAGATTGTTTTTAAAGATTATTTAAAAACAGTTGGTTTTAATGCAGAACCAGTACTTATTACCTATCCAGATAATAAAGAGGTTACAACCATTATGAGTAATAAGCAAAAAGAACGTGCAGAGTATGAGTTTACAACTACGTATAGAGACACACATTACCTTTGGCTTATTACAGAAAAAGAAGATATAGACGCTATTGTACAAGCTTTTAAAAATATACCTACAGTTTATATTGCAGATGGGCACCACAGATCGTCATCATCAGAATTACTTTGTTTAGACTGTAAAGAGCAAAATAAAGAACATAATGGCACAGAAAACTATAACTATTTTATGAGTTATTTTATTCCTGAGTCTGAGCTTAAAATACACGAATTTAACAGACTAGTTAAAGACCTTAATGGTTTAACCAAAGAAGAGTTTTTAATAAAGTTAGATGCTGTTTACCGTATAGAAAATAGAGGTGCAATACCATACAAGCCAAATAAAAAACATCACTTTAGTATGTATTTAGATGGCGAATTTTATTCTTTACACCTACGTAAATCTATTTACACATTTAAAAACTCTTTAGATAAATTAGATGCACAACTACTTTACAATACCATTTTAAAACCTATTCTAGGGATTACAGATTTACGTAAAAATGACAGAATAGATTATTTAAGTGGTAAAAAAGAGATTGTAAGTTTAGTTAATAAAATAGATAGTGGTAAATTTAGGGTTGGCTTTGGTATGTTACCTGCCAATATTCAAGAATTAAAAAGTATTGCTGATGATGGCTTGCAAATGCCTCCTAAAAGTACTTTTATAGAGCCTAAGTTAAGAAGTGGCGTTACTATTTATGAATTTTAG
- a CDS encoding metal-dependent hydrolase, whose amino-acid sequence MDSLTQIVLGAAVGEAVLGKKIGNKAMLYGAIAGTIPDLDTFASFYTDTVTGLELHRGFTHSVLFSVLFAPIFAWLVTRFEKYKDFKGWCWLFFLAFVTHPILDAHTTWGTQLFWPLENRLAFKTIFVVDPLYTVPFLVFLILTMFQKKTDPKRRKYNNLGLILSSSYLALTFALKSAAFYQFKKQLEEQNIAYTEIETKPSPLNTILWTANVETKNAYYIGHYSFFDTKPIKFSKYTKNHHLLGDLLNNTKVQRMIAISKGWYTVDIYNDNLYFNDLRFGTLSMNYKAHDFVFSYKINTYENGTIVFEEKPKNRAQAKKLLADLWKRIKGN is encoded by the coding sequence ATGGATTCTTTAACGCAAATAGTATTAGGAGCAGCAGTAGGTGAAGCTGTTTTAGGAAAAAAAATAGGAAACAAAGCAATGCTTTATGGTGCTATTGCAGGTACAATACCAGATTTAGATACTTTTGCATCTTTTTATACAGATACTGTTACAGGCTTAGAACTACATCGTGGTTTTACACATTCGGTGTTATTTTCAGTTTTATTTGCGCCAATTTTTGCGTGGTTGGTTACTAGGTTTGAAAAGTACAAGGATTTTAAAGGTTGGTGTTGGCTTTTTTTTTTAGCATTTGTAACGCACCCAATATTAGATGCACATACAACGTGGGGTACACAGTTGTTTTGGCCTTTAGAAAACCGATTGGCATTTAAAACTATTTTTGTTGTAGACCCCTTGTATACAGTACCATTTTTAGTGTTTCTTATTTTAACAATGTTTCAAAAGAAGACAGATCCTAAACGTAGAAAATACAATAACTTGGGTTTAATACTAAGTAGTAGTTATTTGGCGTTAACTTTTGCTTTAAAAAGTGCTGCTTTTTATCAATTTAAAAAACAATTAGAAGAACAAAATATAGCTTATACAGAAATTGAAACAAAACCATCTCCCTTAAATACAATTTTATGGACTGCCAATGTAGAGACTAAAAATGCTTATTATATTGGACATTATTCTTTTTTTGATACAAAGCCAATCAAATTTTCAAAATACACTAAAAACCATCATTTATTAGGTGATTTACTTAACAATACTAAAGTACAAAGGATGATTGCTATTAGTAAAGGTTGGTATACCGTAGATATTTATAACGATAACTTGTATTTTAATGATTTGCGTTTTGGAACATTAAGTATGAATTATAAGGCACACGATTTTGTTTTTAGCTACAAGATAAACACTTATGAGAATGGGACTATTGTTTTTGAAGAAAAGCCAAAAAATAGAGCTCAGGCTAAAAAACTACTAGCAGATTTGTGGAAACGTATTAAAGGTAATTGA